From a region of the Campylobacter concisus genome:
- a CDS encoding Hcp family type VI secretion system effector, with amino-acid sequence MSQPVYIKVKGSTQGLISSGASTEASIGNRYQSGHEDEIMAQEVSHIVTVPTDPQSGQPSGQRVHKPFSFTTSLNKAVPLLYNALTQGERLPEVEIYWYRTSTSGGAEHFFTTKLEDATITDITLVSPNAQDKLNSDKTELFKVSMNYRKIVWEHVAAGTSGSDDWREATKKA; translated from the coding sequence ATGTCACAACCAGTGTATATTAAAGTAAAAGGTTCTACACAAGGACTTATTTCAAGTGGTGCTTCAACAGAAGCTAGTATAGGTAATCGCTATCAGTCAGGTCACGAAGATGAGATCATGGCTCAAGAGGTTTCTCATATAGTAACAGTTCCAACTGATCCACAAAGTGGCCAACCATCAGGTCAAAGAGTCCATAAGCCATTTAGTTTTACTACATCTTTAAACAAAGCTGTTCCACTTCTTTACAATGCTTTAACACAAGGCGAAAGACTTCCAGAGGTTGAGATCTATTGGTATAGAACATCAACTAGTGGTGGTGCTGAGCATTTCTTTACTACAAAACTAGAAGATGCAACTATAACAGATATTACTCTAGTAAGTCCAAATGCTCAAGACAAGCTAAACAGCGACAAAACAGAGCTTTTCAAAGTTTCAATGAACTATAGAAAGATAGTTTGGGAACACGTAGCTGCAGGCACAAGCGGAAGCGACGACTGGAGAGAAGCTACTAAAAAAGCTTAA